In Arthrobacter ramosus, one DNA window encodes the following:
- the trxA gene encoding thioredoxin, giving the protein MSNAKNVTDASFSTDVLAAEKPVIVDFWAEWCGPCRKLGPILDEISVEYGDKVDVVKLNVDDNPAIAAEYGITSIPAVYLFSGGEVKSTVIGAKPKQFFEKEFESVLS; this is encoded by the coding sequence ATGAGCAACGCTAAAAACGTTACCGACGCCAGTTTCAGCACCGACGTCCTGGCCGCTGAAAAGCCGGTCATTGTGGACTTCTGGGCGGAGTGGTGCGGCCCGTGCCGCAAGTTGGGTCCCATCCTCGACGAGATCTCAGTTGAATACGGAGACAAGGTCGACGTCGTCAAGCTGAATGTCGACGACAACCCGGCCATCGCCGCTGAGTACGGCATCACGTCTATTCCGGCGGTCTACCTCTTCAGTGGGGGAGAAGTGAAGAGCACAGTTATCGGTGCCAAGCCGAAGCAGTTCTTCGAAAAGGAATTTGAATCCGTCCTGTCCTAG
- the trxB gene encoding thioredoxin-disulfide reductase, with protein MSNAENTASNVRDVIIVGSGPAGYTAAVYTARANMNPLLIAGSVTAGGELMNTTDVENYPGFPEGVMGPDLMENFEKQAARFGTEIQFEDVTELDLDGDIKSVTIGNGETFKARAIILSTGSAYRELGLENEKRLSGHGVSWCATCDGFFFKDQDIAVIGGGDSAMEEALFLTKFAKSVTVVHRRDTLKASKIMGDRAQAHEKINFVWNTAVEDVIGGDKVTGLKLKSLVDGTESELAVTGVFVAIGNDPRTELVKGKLELAPEGTIAVDGRSSKTSIKGVFAAGDVVDPTYRQAITAAGSGCVAALDVEHYLADLHA; from the coding sequence GTGAGCAACGCAGAAAACACCGCGTCCAACGTACGTGATGTCATCATCGTAGGCTCAGGGCCTGCCGGTTATACGGCGGCTGTCTACACGGCACGCGCCAACATGAACCCGCTGCTCATCGCCGGTTCCGTGACTGCCGGTGGCGAACTGATGAACACAACAGACGTCGAGAACTACCCCGGTTTCCCCGAGGGCGTCATGGGACCTGATCTCATGGAGAACTTCGAAAAGCAGGCGGCACGCTTCGGCACTGAAATTCAGTTCGAGGATGTCACCGAACTGGACCTCGACGGCGACATCAAGTCCGTGACTATCGGAAATGGGGAGACCTTCAAGGCACGCGCCATCATTCTGTCCACGGGTTCCGCATACCGTGAGCTCGGCCTCGAGAACGAAAAGCGTCTCTCCGGCCACGGCGTGAGCTGGTGTGCAACCTGTGACGGTTTCTTCTTCAAGGACCAGGACATCGCAGTGATCGGCGGCGGCGACTCTGCCATGGAGGAAGCACTCTTCCTCACCAAGTTCGCCAAGTCCGTCACCGTGGTACACCGCCGCGATACCCTCAAGGCTTCGAAAATCATGGGTGACCGTGCCCAGGCCCACGAGAAGATCAACTTCGTGTGGAACACCGCCGTCGAAGACGTCATCGGTGGGGACAAGGTGACTGGCCTGAAGCTGAAGAGCCTCGTCGACGGCACCGAGTCCGAACTTGCCGTCACCGGCGTTTTCGTGGCCATCGGCAACGATCCCCGCACGGAACTCGTAAAGGGAAAGCTGGAGCTCGCCCCTGAAGGCACCATCGCCGTCGACGGCCGGAGCTCCAAGACCAGCATCAAGGGCGTCTTCGCCGCCGGCGACGTCGTGGACCCCACCTACCGCCAGGCCATCACGGCCGCCGGTTCCGGTTGTGTCGCGGCCTTGGACGTCGAGCACTATCTTGCAGACCTGCACGCCTAA
- a CDS encoding ABC transporter substrate-binding protein: protein MSHPIDVGSVLGGRYKVTATVLTSHDQDLVLDGVDQVLNRPVSILVAGPGNADQVAKSAREVATGERPGHVQILDLGVSDSTTYLITNHSSAPDLLDLVVATNPPYVEPFFTDTLGSEIFGQARSHEPETYDGLYDDEEHDAEYISYDEVEPSPAGESLPGAAAPADPRRPVVPPMPASRPASAPGGIGSRIAAAAAGAGAAAAAAAATVKGAGKANSDDGEAAPSGRPGSASAAESNRTAESSRTAPQQIQAAPATQAVPASTPPAPTSANPAQESKVSLWSEDDYGFVNDDAGSRGAAASRGAAAATGGYSRGASSFPSTAREQAEPLDEDEYYDEEPVREPRSFRWLVGGVLAAVLIVGLILAVTNLGNLIPGGTPAAKQSSTASQSVTGQPSSSTSAPAVAAPPVIDGVTRMGDFEFAASYDKDLVKAYDGNAASYWSDMEFATADWGGLAPDGVSLLVKLKAPSQVTSVTLSQLGASGGNISVYTNDRPAMDGAKLVGTNSFTSPELTMPLSAPVTAQYVIISIKSLPKLTAPKTRYGFGLRLAEIKVQ from the coding sequence GTGTCCCACCCGATCGATGTCGGATCAGTGCTTGGCGGCCGCTACAAAGTCACAGCCACCGTGTTGACTTCGCACGACCAAGATCTGGTGCTCGACGGCGTGGACCAGGTCCTCAACAGACCTGTCAGCATCCTCGTGGCCGGCCCCGGAAACGCCGATCAGGTTGCCAAGAGCGCCCGCGAGGTAGCCACCGGCGAACGGCCCGGGCATGTCCAGATCCTCGATCTCGGCGTCAGCGACAGCACCACGTACCTCATCACCAACCACAGCAGCGCTCCTGACCTGCTGGACCTCGTTGTGGCGACCAACCCGCCCTACGTCGAACCGTTCTTCACGGACACGCTCGGCAGCGAGATCTTCGGCCAGGCCCGGTCCCACGAGCCCGAGACCTACGACGGACTGTACGACGACGAAGAGCACGACGCCGAGTACATCAGCTACGACGAGGTCGAGCCCAGTCCCGCCGGCGAATCACTGCCAGGTGCCGCGGCACCGGCGGACCCGCGCCGCCCGGTGGTTCCTCCCATGCCCGCCAGCCGGCCGGCGTCGGCTCCTGGGGGCATCGGTTCCCGCATCGCTGCTGCGGCGGCGGGAGCAGGGGCGGCTGCCGCCGCGGCCGCGGCCACCGTAAAGGGTGCCGGCAAGGCAAATAGCGACGACGGCGAAGCCGCACCTTCCGGGAGGCCCGGATCCGCTTCGGCCGCCGAGTCCAACCGGACCGCTGAGTCGAGCCGGACCGCTCCGCAGCAAATCCAAGCGGCGCCCGCCACGCAGGCTGTTCCGGCGTCCACCCCTCCGGCGCCTACCTCCGCGAACCCCGCCCAGGAATCCAAAGTCTCTCTCTGGTCTGAAGACGATTACGGCTTCGTTAACGACGACGCCGGCTCCCGCGGTGCGGCCGCTTCCCGCGGTGCGGCCGCCGCTACCGGCGGATACAGCCGCGGGGCATCGAGCTTCCCGTCGACTGCGCGTGAGCAGGCAGAGCCCCTTGACGAAGACGAATACTACGACGAGGAGCCGGTCCGCGAGCCCCGTTCCTTCCGTTGGCTCGTGGGTGGGGTCCTCGCCGCTGTCTTGATCGTGGGTTTGATTCTGGCTGTCACCAACCTCGGCAACCTCATCCCCGGCGGGACTCCGGCAGCCAAGCAGTCCTCCACAGCGTCCCAATCTGTAACTGGACAGCCGAGTAGCAGTACGTCAGCACCTGCGGTCGCAGCGCCGCCGGTCATTGACGGAGTCACTCGCATGGGCGATTTCGAATTCGCCGCGAGCTACGACAAGGACCTGGTCAAGGCCTACGACGGCAATGCCGCAAGTTACTGGTCGGACATGGAGTTCGCCACAGCGGATTGGGGTGGACTCGCTCCTGATGGAGTTTCGCTGCTCGTCAAGCTCAAGGCACCCTCGCAAGTGACATCCGTCACTTTGAGTCAATTGGGTGCTTCCGGTGGAAACATCAGCGTTTACACCAATGATCGTCCGGCCATGGACGGCGCAAAATTGGTCGGCACCAACAGCTTCACCTCACCGGAGCTCACCATGCCGCTCAGTGCCCCTGTAACGGCACAGTACGTAATCATCTCCATCAAGTCCCTGCCCAAGCTGACCGCGCCCAAGACACGCTATGGGTTCGGCCTACGCCTTGCGGAGATCAAGGTCCAGTAG